A window from Opitutia bacterium ISCC 52 encodes these proteins:
- a CDS encoding ribbon-helix-helix domain-containing protein has protein sequence MKTTLSIKVTENEKLRLKRAATARNKTPSDLMREALEMILSDPDVVQRESCFELAEDLIPYGTSELPADLSTNKDHLKGFGE, from the coding sequence ATGAAAACCACCTTATCCATAAAGGTGACGGAGAATGAGAAGCTTCGACTAAAGCGAGCGGCGACTGCTCGAAATAAAACGCCATCGGATTTGATGCGTGAGGCGTTGGAGATGATTCTCAGTGATCCCGATGTCGTTCAGCGTGAATCCTGTTTCGAGTTAGCGGAGGACCTTATCCCTTATGGAACGAGTGAACTGCCAGCGGATCTTTCAACGAACAAGGATCATTTAAAAGGCTTTGGAGAATGA
- a CDS encoding PIN domain-containing protein, translated as MSVSVLVDTGPLVALFNSQDNHHGWAVEVFKALRPPLYTCDAVMTEAMFLLRSDSRSVSFLTGLLERKILSSDFSVQEQASSIKKLMTKYADIPMDFADACLVRMSELRSDCSVWTMDSDFLVYRRNGRARIPLIHPG; from the coding sequence ATGAGCGTTTCTGTTCTGGTTGATACAGGTCCGCTTGTTGCTCTCTTTAATTCGCAAGATAATCATCATGGTTGGGCTGTTGAAGTATTTAAGGCACTTAGACCACCACTCTATACCTGTGATGCTGTAATGACTGAAGCGATGTTCTTGCTACGTTCCGATTCCAGGTCGGTATCCTTCCTGACAGGACTTTTGGAGCGAAAGATTTTGAGCTCAGATTTTTCAGTTCAGGAACAAGCCTCATCTATCAAAAAGCTGATGACCAAGTATGCGGATATACCCATGGATTTTGCTGATGCTTGCCTAGTGAGAATGAGTGAGCTGCGGTCCGATTGCTCTGTTTGGACGATGGACTCTGATTTCCTAGTCTACCGAAGGAATGGTCGAGCAAGGATCCCGCTAATCCACCCAGGGTAA
- the rfbA gene encoding glucose-1-phosphate thymidylyltransferase RfbA: MSQRKGIILAGGSGTRLYPLTIAVSKQLMPVYDKPMIYYPLSVLMFAGIREILIISTPHDLPNFERLLGDGSQWGLSFSYAEQPSPDGLAQAFHIGEEFLDGAPAALVLGDNLFYGHDFAQTMEQATDRLEAATIFGYHVANPTAYGVVEFDAVGRAISLEEKPEHPKSSYAVPGIYFYPADVCDLARDLKPSARGELEITDLNRLYLEQDKLFVERLGRGTAWLDTGTMDSLLDAGNFVSIIEKRQGHKIACPEEISFNNGWIDREELEKVITNLGKSSYGDYLKTLIV; encoded by the coding sequence ATGTCCCAACGCAAAGGTATTATTTTAGCTGGAGGAAGTGGAACGCGGCTATATCCCCTCACAATTGCAGTCAGCAAGCAGCTCATGCCGGTATACGATAAACCGATGATCTACTATCCACTGTCGGTGCTTATGTTCGCTGGGATCCGAGAAATTCTGATCATCTCTACTCCGCACGATCTGCCGAATTTTGAGAGACTACTTGGCGATGGTTCCCAATGGGGGCTTTCTTTTTCCTATGCCGAACAGCCTTCGCCGGATGGCTTGGCCCAAGCCTTTCATATTGGAGAAGAGTTTTTGGATGGCGCGCCGGCAGCATTGGTCTTGGGAGATAATCTGTTTTACGGGCATGATTTTGCGCAAACGATGGAGCAGGCGACAGATCGACTGGAGGCGGCTACCATTTTTGGTTACCATGTTGCCAATCCTACAGCCTATGGGGTGGTGGAGTTTGATGCGGTAGGTAGGGCCATTTCTTTGGAAGAAAAGCCAGAGCATCCGAAATCCTCCTACGCGGTTCCTGGCATCTATTTCTATCCGGCGGATGTGTGCGATCTTGCGCGCGACCTGAAGCCTTCAGCCCGTGGCGAGCTCGAAATCACTGACCTCAATCGGCTCTATTTGGAACAGGACAAACTCTTTGTTGAACGATTGGGACGTGGTACTGCTTGGTTGGATACTGGGACGATGGACTCTCTCCTCGATGCCGGAAACTTTGTTTCCATTATCGAAAAGCGCCAAGGCCACAAAATTGCCTGTCCTGAAGAGATCAGTTTCAATAATGGGTGGATAGATCGCGAAGAACTTGAGAAAGTCATAACTAATCTTGGAAAGTCCTCCTACGGCGATTATCTAAAAACATTGATTGTGTGA
- a CDS encoding O-antigen ligase family protein, giving the protein MSGYVLIQLLNPAFTQQWQTGLRVWSLVQEDYIHWLPSSISSGFSDASPLRFLIHVLTAAAIALVLINSNDRKTQTTTLILVAISGTLIALIGTVQSSLDSQTILGIFDAKGQGLGLFFGTLLYKNQAAAFFNLAMAVSLACFIYFAGAPKKQRSNPSLLFILCAIVLLIGVVTSRSRFGFVCSFPILLPFGVMVIKRMAQWRLSRKWVLTAGVTLTTIIIAGGVFLFRSPAAKHLKTLNSEITEDFSFKQRKFAYQSGFDMFASKPAYGWGAGNFRQGFRQFQNMQAESAEVRNPFMERHELNFFWQHMHNDYLEWLIELGVVGTLILFSIPGYFFWRIFKSSRWKEPVPLMLLAGLASTMMHALVDFPFQNPAVLVTWFALLAITVNYCERAKSKEHLGKSGIARTQ; this is encoded by the coding sequence TTGTCAGGATACGTCCTCATTCAATTGTTAAACCCTGCCTTCACTCAACAATGGCAAACTGGATTACGAGTATGGTCCCTCGTCCAGGAAGACTATATCCATTGGCTCCCCTCTTCCATTTCATCAGGATTCAGTGACGCTTCTCCTCTTAGGTTTCTTATCCATGTTCTTACCGCGGCTGCGATCGCGCTAGTCCTGATCAATTCAAATGACAGAAAGACCCAAACCACCACCCTCATCCTTGTTGCGATTAGCGGAACCCTCATTGCACTTATAGGAACCGTTCAAAGTAGTCTCGATAGTCAAACGATCCTTGGAATCTTTGATGCCAAAGGTCAGGGGCTTGGGTTATTCTTCGGCACACTCCTGTATAAGAACCAAGCCGCAGCATTCTTTAACCTTGCGATGGCAGTGAGCTTGGCCTGCTTCATTTACTTTGCCGGAGCCCCAAAGAAGCAGCGTTCCAATCCCAGTTTATTATTCATTCTATGTGCCATCGTTCTGTTAATCGGGGTAGTTACTTCCAGATCGCGATTCGGCTTTGTATGTAGTTTTCCCATACTATTGCCCTTCGGAGTGATGGTCATCAAACGGATGGCACAGTGGAGACTTTCAAGGAAATGGGTGCTGACGGCAGGAGTCACACTAACCACCATCATCATTGCCGGAGGTGTCTTCTTGTTTCGATCCCCGGCGGCTAAGCATCTGAAGACTCTCAACTCCGAGATCACCGAGGACTTCTCCTTCAAGCAAAGGAAATTCGCCTACCAAAGTGGATTTGACATGTTTGCCTCTAAACCCGCATACGGTTGGGGTGCGGGAAATTTTCGGCAAGGATTTCGCCAATTTCAAAATATGCAGGCAGAAAGCGCAGAAGTAAGAAACCCCTTCATGGAACGCCACGAGCTCAACTTCTTCTGGCAGCACATGCACAACGACTACCTCGAATGGCTAATTGAATTGGGTGTAGTGGGGACACTGATACTCTTTTCTATTCCAGGTTATTTTTTCTGGCGGATATTTAAGTCGAGTCGTTGGAAAGAGCCCGTTCCGTTGATGCTCTTAGCCGGACTGGCCAGTACGATGATGCATGCGTTGGTGGACTTCCCATTTCAGAACCCAGCCGTTCTTGTCACCTGGTTCGCTCTCCTGGCAATCACGGTGAACTATTGTGAGCGAGCGAAGAGCAAGGAGCATCTAGGAAAATCTGGCATTGCGAGGACGCAATAG
- a CDS encoding NUDIX hydrolase, whose product MLPFKISVLVFVRNEAGEILLIERTKEPNKGCWSPIGGKLEMQLGESPYECAIRETDEEIGLQLTEHDLHLFCMISEKGYEGKTHWLMFLFDCLKPIHDLPSAIDEGRFSFFKESAIDDLPIPETDRKLLWDIYKQGRSGFTALRANCFDGVPQDVVVEQGDAEV is encoded by the coding sequence ATGCTTCCATTTAAAATCAGTGTCCTTGTCTTTGTGCGAAATGAGGCTGGAGAAATCTTGCTCATCGAGCGAACTAAGGAACCGAATAAGGGTTGTTGGAGCCCTATTGGAGGGAAACTGGAGATGCAGTTAGGAGAATCGCCTTATGAATGTGCGATCCGCGAGACCGATGAAGAGATAGGACTGCAACTCACTGAACACGATTTGCACCTCTTTTGCATGATTTCTGAAAAGGGTTATGAAGGAAAAACTCACTGGCTGATGTTCCTCTTCGACTGCCTCAAGCCTATCCACGATCTTCCGTCGGCCATTGATGAAGGTCGGTTCTCTTTTTTCAAGGAATCGGCGATTGATGACCTCCCGATCCCAGAAACGGACCGGAAACTCCTCTGGGATATCTATAAACAGGGGCGTTCCGGATTCACCGCTCTAAGGGCCAACTGTTTTGATGGGGTTCCCCAAGACGTGGTGGTTGAGCAGGGAGATGCGGAAGTTTAG
- the pdhA gene encoding pyruvate dehydrogenase (acetyl-transferring) E1 component subunit alpha, whose translation MVSTTKKTTKKKPAKKASKAKAVDVNEGLTNEQRIEFLQTMIRIRRFEERSLRAYQQGKIGGFLHLYIGQEAVAVGTVSVMGEHDHVITAYRDHGHALAVGMGMNECFAELQGRYTGCSKGKGGSMHFFAPDKNFWGGHGIVAGQTPLGAGIAYALKYQGLKGSCLCFMGDGAVNQGAYHEALNLAGLWDLPVVYIIENNGYSMGTSQERSSAGELLAKRAEGYHIAWDICDGHNLEEVRQKTAQAIARAHDECKPTILEIDTYRYRGHSVADPDKTYRTKEEIAEYQRTKDPINLYKSQLIKEGVLSEEEAKEIDKAARAEAEEAAKFADQSPYPPVEEITCDVYWEVDNPEHKVSQGRIFFEDPHTDEG comes from the coding sequence ATTGTGAGTACAACCAAGAAAACCACCAAAAAGAAGCCTGCTAAAAAGGCGTCCAAGGCGAAAGCTGTGGACGTGAATGAGGGGCTGACCAACGAGCAAAGAATCGAGTTTCTACAAACGATGATTCGTATCCGCCGCTTTGAAGAGCGCTCGTTGCGAGCCTATCAGCAGGGTAAAATCGGAGGTTTCCTCCACCTCTACATTGGGCAGGAAGCGGTTGCTGTAGGTACCGTATCTGTGATGGGCGAACATGACCATGTCATCACTGCCTATCGTGACCACGGTCACGCCCTCGCGGTAGGAATGGGGATGAACGAGTGCTTTGCTGAGCTTCAAGGTAGATACACCGGTTGCTCCAAAGGAAAAGGTGGCTCGATGCACTTTTTCGCACCTGACAAGAATTTCTGGGGAGGCCACGGAATTGTGGCTGGCCAAACCCCCCTCGGCGCAGGGATTGCCTACGCACTTAAATACCAAGGCCTCAAGGGTTCCTGCCTCTGCTTTATGGGAGATGGTGCGGTGAACCAGGGCGCTTATCACGAAGCCCTTAATCTTGCGGGCCTTTGGGATCTGCCGGTGGTGTATATCATTGAAAACAATGGTTATTCTATGGGCACCAGCCAGGAACGCTCTTCAGCCGGTGAGCTATTGGCCAAACGGGCTGAGGGCTACCACATCGCCTGGGATATCTGCGACGGTCACAACCTGGAGGAAGTTCGTCAGAAGACCGCGCAGGCAATCGCCCGTGCGCATGATGAATGCAAACCGACCATTCTTGAGATCGACACCTACCGTTACCGTGGACACTCGGTCGCTGATCCGGACAAGACCTACCGGACCAAAGAGGAGATCGCTGAGTATCAGCGCACGAAAGACCCCATCAACCTCTACAAATCTCAATTAATCAAAGAAGGTGTTCTTTCTGAAGAGGAAGCCAAAGAGATTGATAAGGCTGCGCGAGCCGAGGCTGAAGAAGCCGCTAAATTCGCCGACCAGAGCCCATACCCGCCCGTCGAGGAAATCACCTGCGACGTGTATTGGGAAGTAGACAACCCTGAGCACAAAGTGTCACAAGGGCGGATCTTCTTTGAGGACCCGCACACGGATGAAGGCTAA
- a CDS encoding alpha-ketoacid dehydrogenase subunit beta: protein MPEITYRKALMEAMAEEMERDEKVMIMGEEVAQFKGSYKVTEGLLEQFGEKRVIDTPISEAGFTGLAIGAAMMGLRPICELMFWSFSYVAFDQMFNNAPNVRYMSGGLANVPLVIRGPANGGTNVGATHSHTPENFAANTPGLKVACPATAYDAKGLLKSAIRDNDPVFFMENTILYNDKGEVPEEEYLIPLGSADVKHEGTDLTIVAHGRAVITSLKAAEILEEKHNIHAEVVDLRSIRPLDEETILESVRKTNRVLLVEENKPFCGVDAQISHMIQEKAFDYLDGPIKRLSAVDAPAIYSPPLEKLQLPYPEIVVTAALDALK from the coding sequence ATGCCTGAAATTACATACAGAAAAGCCCTCATGGAGGCTATGGCGGAGGAAATGGAACGGGACGAAAAGGTCATGATCATGGGTGAAGAAGTAGCCCAGTTCAAAGGTTCCTATAAGGTAACAGAAGGTCTCCTCGAACAATTTGGTGAGAAACGAGTCATCGACACTCCAATCAGTGAAGCCGGATTTACCGGTTTGGCGATCGGCGCAGCTATGATGGGACTGCGTCCTATTTGTGAGCTGATGTTCTGGAGCTTTTCCTATGTAGCGTTCGACCAGATGTTTAATAACGCGCCGAATGTGCGTTATATGTCCGGTGGCCTGGCCAATGTTCCGCTCGTTATTCGCGGCCCTGCCAATGGAGGTACTAATGTGGGGGCCACTCACTCCCATACGCCCGAAAATTTTGCAGCCAACACTCCTGGCCTCAAAGTCGCTTGCCCAGCGACCGCCTATGACGCCAAGGGATTGCTGAAATCTGCTATTCGCGATAATGATCCGGTGTTCTTCATGGAAAACACTATCCTCTACAATGATAAGGGTGAAGTGCCTGAAGAAGAGTATCTGATCCCCCTTGGATCCGCCGACGTAAAGCATGAAGGCACCGACCTGACGATCGTCGCTCACGGACGCGCTGTTATTACAAGTCTCAAGGCTGCCGAGATCTTGGAAGAGAAACACAACATCCATGCTGAAGTGGTCGACTTGCGTTCCATACGCCCGCTCGATGAGGAAACGATCCTCGAATCCGTTCGAAAGACCAATCGCGTGTTGCTGGTAGAAGAAAATAAGCCCTTCTGTGGCGTGGATGCTCAGATCTCCCACATGATTCAGGAAAAGGCCTTTGATTATCTGGACGGTCCCATCAAGCGACTCTCGGCTGTCGATGCACCTGCGATCTATTCGCCGCCGCTGGAAAAACTACAATTGCCTTATCCTGAGATCGTTGTGACTGCTGCCCTCGACGCATTAAAATAG
- a CDS encoding 2-oxo acid dehydrogenase subunit E2, with the protein MATVIDMPKLSDTMSVGTLVNWLKNEGDLIEPGDLIAEVETDKATMELEAFDEGILLKQVAAAGDQIPIGGAVAVIGEKDETVDLDALGVGAAAPVEEAPAEEVAAPAESKPEAKAAPEVKASISSNGRVKASPLARKLAEKMGIDLGSIQGTGPGGRIVKADVESATGSSTASSGTTSSIAPISIPVSSTGSAIAEDAKLPLNNIRTIIAQRLLESKTQVPHFYLETEVDVAPLMQLRKDLNEHLGQLPPEQGGIKLTVTDFILKATSEALHRVPQVNASWGGDHIQQHGAVHMGVAVAVDDGLVVPVIKDSHAKGVRQISAELKELAGKAKSKKLSPNEMSGSTFTVSSLGMFPINGFFGIINQPNAGILSVGTAVKQPVVDANDNIVVGHRMTIGASFDHRVVDGAVGAMFLKALKEILETPALILL; encoded by the coding sequence ATGGCCACCGTAATTGATATGCCCAAGTTGAGCGACACCATGAGTGTGGGAACACTCGTGAACTGGCTCAAAAATGAAGGAGATCTCATTGAACCTGGAGATCTCATCGCCGAGGTAGAAACCGACAAGGCCACCATGGAATTGGAGGCGTTTGACGAAGGTATCTTGTTGAAGCAAGTAGCCGCTGCCGGTGACCAGATTCCCATCGGGGGTGCTGTTGCCGTGATTGGCGAGAAGGATGAAACGGTCGATTTGGATGCCCTGGGTGTCGGAGCGGCCGCTCCTGTTGAAGAAGCTCCTGCCGAAGAAGTGGCAGCGCCAGCTGAAAGCAAACCTGAGGCGAAGGCTGCTCCAGAAGTAAAGGCATCCATTTCTAGCAATGGCCGTGTCAAAGCCTCTCCCTTGGCTCGCAAATTAGCCGAGAAGATGGGCATCGATCTTGGCTCCATTCAAGGAACTGGCCCCGGAGGTCGTATTGTTAAAGCCGATGTGGAGTCCGCTACTGGATCATCCACTGCTTCTTCTGGAACCACTTCAAGTATTGCACCGATCAGCATCCCAGTCTCTAGCACGGGGTCTGCCATTGCGGAAGACGCAAAACTTCCACTCAACAACATCCGTACGATTATTGCTCAGCGCTTGCTGGAGTCAAAAACACAGGTGCCTCATTTCTATTTGGAGACTGAGGTCGATGTCGCTCCACTCATGCAGCTGCGGAAAGATTTGAACGAGCACCTGGGTCAATTGCCACCTGAGCAAGGAGGCATCAAACTGACCGTAACCGACTTTATTCTGAAAGCGACTTCCGAAGCACTTCATCGTGTTCCACAAGTGAATGCTTCATGGGGAGGCGACCATATTCAGCAACATGGTGCCGTTCATATGGGCGTAGCCGTAGCCGTTGATGACGGTCTGGTTGTTCCGGTTATCAAAGACTCTCATGCCAAAGGGGTGCGCCAAATCAGTGCTGAGTTGAAAGAGCTGGCCGGTAAAGCCAAGTCGAAGAAACTCTCTCCCAATGAAATGAGCGGAAGCACCTTCACGGTCTCCTCTTTGGGGATGTTCCCTATCAATGGTTTCTTCGGAATCATCAACCAGCCAAACGCCGGTATCCTATCCGTGGGTACCGCAGTGAAGCAGCCGGTTGTCGATGCCAATGACAACATTGTGGTCGGCCATCGCATGACCATAGGAGCGAGTTTTGATCACCGTGTTGTGGACGGAGCTGTAGGAGCGATGTTCCTCAAAGCGCTCAAGGAAATCCTCGAGACGCCCGCTTTGATTCTGCTTTGA
- a CDS encoding phospho-sugar mutase, which yields MSLTESIQAAADAGNVLQSTADNVTLWVEGNFLPDWALQSIEELISKEAWEELNDRFYKNIEFGTGGIRGRTIGKVTAAGETGTLSSQGTPEHPAIGSNVLNDFNVIRATIGLYNYNKHYLDSNEIFDTPKLVIAHDVRHFSRYFCELAASTWTRLGGIAMIFDGPRSTPHLSFSVRKLGATAGIVITASHNPPHDNGFKAYFTDGAQVVEPHASGIVEQVGLVNLPETAQHLELDMEKVITLPASIDEAYYDSVMDVALDKELFEKSDVKVVFSPIHGTGGIASIPVLQRLGIAVDVVEAQNDFDPNFASVKSPNPENAEALAMSIERAEATGADVVIATDPDCDRMGVAVRDSEGKMQLLTGNQIGSVMAEYRIVQMKERGILPPGGTDRAALVKTFVTTPLQDTIGEAHGLKVINTLTGFKWIGEKIADYEQQLQSQLKEKHGYQIDYDNTDYLTRADLLQQHSTFYVFGGEESYGYLGSDAVRDKDGNAAVVMFVEIASYLKSEGKTFLEYLNTLYSKYGYFFETLGNVYYEGAAGAQKIKNILESYRSDTPKEIGGIAVTEMKDFGVDVFTDADGKTIPKQDFYFLTLANGYKYAVRGSGTEPKIKFYLFGHEEVTDPAELEDKKALTISTIESMKEAILADAAVRAEA from the coding sequence ATGAGCCTTACAGAATCCATCCAAGCTGCAGCAGACGCTGGCAACGTCCTGCAATCGACCGCCGACAACGTCACCCTTTGGGTAGAAGGAAACTTCCTTCCCGATTGGGCACTTCAGAGCATTGAGGAATTGATCTCGAAAGAAGCGTGGGAAGAACTGAACGACCGTTTTTATAAAAACATAGAGTTCGGCACCGGTGGAATACGAGGTCGTACGATTGGCAAGGTGACAGCTGCTGGTGAAACGGGAACGCTTTCTTCGCAAGGGACACCCGAACACCCAGCCATTGGCTCAAATGTATTGAATGACTTCAACGTCATCCGGGCGACCATTGGCCTCTACAACTACAACAAGCATTACCTGGATAGTAATGAGATTTTCGATACCCCAAAATTGGTGATCGCTCACGACGTTCGACACTTTTCCCGATACTTCTGTGAGCTGGCTGCCTCTACCTGGACTCGCCTGGGCGGAATCGCCATGATTTTCGACGGTCCACGTTCAACACCACACCTTAGCTTCAGCGTTCGTAAACTGGGCGCTACTGCAGGCATCGTGATTACTGCCAGCCACAACCCACCGCATGACAATGGCTTCAAGGCCTACTTTACAGACGGTGCACAAGTCGTAGAGCCACACGCATCTGGAATCGTGGAGCAAGTCGGTCTGGTCAATCTGCCAGAAACCGCGCAGCACTTGGAGCTCGATATGGAAAAGGTAATCACCCTACCCGCTTCCATTGATGAGGCTTACTACGACTCCGTTATGGATGTAGCCCTCGACAAAGAGTTATTTGAAAAGAGCGACGTTAAGGTGGTATTCAGCCCTATTCATGGAACAGGAGGTATCGCTTCGATTCCTGTCCTGCAGCGACTCGGTATCGCAGTCGACGTTGTGGAAGCGCAAAACGACTTTGATCCTAATTTTGCCTCTGTTAAATCCCCCAATCCAGAAAACGCGGAGGCGCTTGCCATGTCTATTGAAAGGGCGGAAGCAACCGGGGCCGATGTAGTCATCGCCACCGATCCCGACTGTGACCGCATGGGCGTTGCCGTTCGTGATAGTGAAGGCAAAATGCAGCTACTCACGGGGAACCAGATAGGCTCCGTCATGGCGGAGTATCGCATAGTCCAAATGAAAGAACGCGGCATTCTTCCCCCGGGCGGAACAGACAGAGCGGCACTCGTTAAGACCTTTGTGACCACGCCCCTTCAGGATACCATCGGAGAAGCTCATGGGCTCAAGGTCATCAACACCTTAACCGGATTTAAATGGATCGGTGAAAAAATCGCCGACTACGAACAACAGCTTCAATCCCAACTCAAGGAGAAGCACGGTTACCAAATCGACTACGACAATACCGACTATCTGACGCGCGCCGACCTCCTTCAGCAACATTCGACCTTCTACGTGTTTGGCGGAGAAGAAAGCTATGGCTACCTGGGAAGTGACGCCGTTCGCGATAAGGATGGCAACGCCGCCGTGGTCATGTTTGTTGAGATTGCTTCTTACCTGAAAAGCGAAGGCAAGACGTTCCTCGAATACCTCAACACCCTGTATTCTAAGTATGGGTACTTCTTCGAAACACTGGGGAACGTCTACTATGAAGGCGCGGCCGGAGCTCAGAAGATCAAGAACATTCTCGAATCCTACCGCTCCGATACTCCCAAAGAAATTGGAGGTATTGCCGTCACCGAGATGAAGGACTTTGGAGTCGATGTGTTCACCGATGCGGATGGGAAAACCATCCCGAAGCAGGACTTCTACTTTCTTACCTTAGCGAATGGCTATAAATACGCCGTCCGTGGTTCAGGCACAGAACCAAAGATCAAGTTCTACCTCTTCGGTCACGAAGAAGTTACCGATCCTGCCGAACTCGAAGATAAGAAGGCCCTAACCATATCCACCATCGAATCGATGAAGGAAGCCATCCTTGCCGACGCAGCGGTGAGGGCGGAGGCGTAG
- a CDS encoding UDPGP type 1 family protein, giving the protein MRQSPLIEQFTNAGQGHVFQFLDTLSTEEQESLLAEAAEIDLQELATLHRTLVAGAAAEHQDFSGLKPAPYIAHPSQGGDASSWDEARQAGEAALRKGSVAAFVVAGGQGTRLGYDKPKGLYPVTPIHQKSLFQVFAEKIRGAENTYETTIPWFIMTSHVNHQDTVDFFESNQHFGLKAEQVHFFRQGRMPAIDTSGKILLSSKSSIAMSPDGHGGSLRALVRSGATKVMEENNIEVLSYFQVDNPLVKVIDPAFIGFHLQHQAGMSSKMIPKAYAEEKVGVFCTQGDKTLVIEYSDLPEDLMHATDESGQLKFLSGSIAIHVLSRDFIIQMSGGDASAPSLPCHRANKKIPTIDSDANTVSPTEPNGIKFEMFVFDALPFSDHTVTIETQRESDFSPVKNAEGLDSPKTCRDDQMKEFASWLKNAGATVATDDMGVPLNPIEVSPLFGYDENSFANSWSQLANKPDLTGSIDL; this is encoded by the coding sequence ATGAGACAATCTCCTCTCATCGAACAATTTACGAATGCTGGCCAAGGCCACGTATTTCAGTTTTTAGACACACTCTCTACGGAGGAGCAGGAATCGCTCCTAGCCGAAGCGGCAGAAATTGATCTACAGGAACTCGCGACCCTGCACCGCACACTGGTCGCTGGCGCGGCGGCCGAACACCAGGATTTCTCTGGATTGAAACCTGCGCCCTATATTGCACATCCCTCACAAGGGGGAGACGCATCGAGCTGGGATGAAGCACGCCAAGCCGGCGAAGCAGCCCTCCGCAAGGGATCCGTAGCCGCCTTTGTGGTGGCTGGAGGCCAGGGAACCCGATTGGGCTACGACAAACCGAAAGGGCTCTACCCCGTCACCCCGATCCATCAAAAGAGCCTGTTTCAGGTTTTTGCCGAAAAAATTCGTGGGGCCGAAAATACCTACGAAACCACCATTCCCTGGTTCATCATGACCAGCCACGTCAATCATCAGGATACCGTGGATTTCTTTGAATCGAATCAGCATTTCGGGCTGAAGGCTGAGCAGGTGCATTTTTTCCGCCAGGGTCGCATGCCGGCCATTGATACCAGTGGTAAGATTCTTCTTTCCAGTAAAAGCTCGATCGCCATGAGTCCAGATGGCCACGGCGGATCTCTACGGGCACTCGTGCGAAGTGGCGCGACCAAGGTGATGGAGGAAAACAACATCGAGGTGTTGAGCTACTTCCAAGTGGACAATCCCCTTGTCAAAGTCATTGACCCCGCCTTCATCGGATTCCATCTGCAACATCAGGCAGGCATGTCCAGTAAGATGATTCCCAAAGCCTATGCAGAGGAAAAAGTGGGCGTATTCTGCACCCAGGGCGACAAGACCTTGGTCATCGAATACTCAGACCTTCCGGAAGACCTGATGCACGCTACGGATGAATCCGGGCAATTGAAGTTCCTTTCGGGCAGCATCGCTATTCACGTGCTCTCCCGCGACTTCATCATTCAAATGAGTGGAGGTGACGCATCCGCACCGAGCCTCCCCTGCCACCGGGCCAATAAAAAGATTCCAACGATTGACTCTGATGCAAATACGGTGAGCCCGACCGAACCAAACGGTATCAAATTTGAAATGTTCGTATTTGATGCCCTCCCCTTTTCCGACCATACGGTTACCATCGAGACCCAGCGCGAGTCTGATTTCAGTCCCGTTAAAAATGCCGAGGGCCTCGACTCACCCAAGACCTGTCGCGATGACCAGATGAAAGAATTTGCATCTTGGTTGAAAAACGCAGGGGCAACCGTCGCAACCGATGATATGGGAGTTCCACTCAACCCCATCGAGGTGAGCCCACTTTTTGGATACGATGAAAACTCATTTGCAAACAGTTGGAGCCAATTGGCAAACAAACCAGATCTTACAGGATCAATAGACCTATAA
- a CDS encoding septum formation initiator family protein: MKQFVLTTLLTCLLVMCSLVLVIMAIELYKTRNQLAYLKTRDSEYAVKIKQIEQDLTAKEEYLDKLLTDPVFLERVVRERLGYTRPEEWIYRFPNDPEENTPTP; the protein is encoded by the coding sequence ATGAAACAGTTCGTTTTAACAACGCTACTGACCTGCCTATTAGTAATGTGCTCTCTGGTGCTGGTTATTATGGCTATTGAGCTGTACAAAACCCGCAATCAGCTGGCCTACCTAAAGACCAGAGACTCGGAGTACGCGGTTAAAATAAAGCAGATCGAACAGGATTTGACGGCCAAGGAGGAATACCTCGACAAATTGCTGACAGATCCGGTCTTTCTCGAACGTGTTGTTCGCGAACGCCTCGGCTACACCAGGCCGGAAGAATGGATTTACCGTTTCCCCAATGATCCGGAGGAAAACACACCTACACCATGA